The genomic window TGTACTCATCCGTCACGCCAATGCCGCCGTGCAGTTGCACCGCTTGCTGGCTGATGAAGCGCATGCTGGTCCCGAGCTGGTACTTGGCGCGTGCCATCGCGGCGCGGCGTTCCGGTGCGGGTGCATTGAGCTTGAGGCTGGCGTAGTAGCTCATGGAGCGGGCCAGTTCCAGCTGCATCTTCATATCGGCCATGCGATGGCGCAGCGCCTGGAAGCTGCTGATCGCCACACCGAACTGCTTGCGGGTGTTCATGTACTCGGCGGTGATGTCCAGGGTCTTATCCATCACACCCACGGCCTCTGCGCAGGTGGCGGCAATGCCGATGTCCACCGCGTGTTCCAGCGCAGCCTGGCCTTGGGTGGTGATCAGGGTGGCTGGGGCGTTTTTAAAGGCGACCTCTGCTGCGCGGCCTCCGCCCTGGGTGTTGTAGCCCCGGGTGCTGACGCCCGCAGATTCGCGCTCCACCAAAAACAGGCCCATCACGCTGTTGACCTTGGCGGAGACGATGTACGCATCCGCCTTGTCGCCGGCAGCCACTATGCTTTTTGTAGCGTTGAGCACATAGCCACCGGGCGCCTGGTGCGCTTTTCCTGCAATAGCGTCCAGGGCGTAGCGGCTGCCGCGCTCCTGGTAGGCCAGTGTCACCAGCTTTTCGCCGCTGGCCACATCGGGCAGCCACGCGGCGCGGGTGGCGGCATCTGCATAACCTGCCAACACCGCACCTGCGATCAGGCTCTGGGCCAGAGGCTCCATCACCATGCCGCGGCCCAGCTCTTCCATCACCACCATGCCTTCGATGGGGCCTAGCCCCATGCCGCCATCGTCTTCCGGCACATAGAGGCCGGTAAGCCCCAGCTCTGCCAGCTCGGCATAGGCGGCGGCATCAAAGCCACCGGCTTTCTCGGCCGCGCGACGGCGATCGAAGGTGTAGCCCTTGTCAACGTACTTGCGCACCGCGTCGCGCAGTTGTTCCTGGTCGTCAGAAAAATCGAAATCCATTCTTATCTCCTCAATTCAGCGAAGCTCTTTCTGGAGCCCCCTTTGAGAGGGGGCTTGGGGGTGCTTATGTGCGGCGCATGGCGCGGGTGGTTCAGGGTGTTAGCCCAGAACCACTTGCGCCACGATGTTGCGTTGCACTTCGTTGCTGCCGCCATAGATGGTGGTCTTGCGCAGGTTGAAGTAAGCGGAGGCCAAGGGCGCATTGCCCACTTCGCCACCGGGGAAACCACCCAGGGCTCCGGCAGCGGCGTCGCCTTGCCAGCCGGCTTCCATGGCTTCGCGGATGAGCGGCAGGGCGAAGGGCCGGCGGCCAGCATCATCAGCTCGCTGTAGCGCTGCTGGATTTCGCTGCCACGGATCTTCAACAGGCCAGCAATGTCCAGCGAGTTCTTGCCGCTCTTCTCAGCCGACAGCACGCGCAGCACCATCATCTCTAAGGCAACCACATCCACTTCCAGCTTGGCGATTTCGTCGCGGAAGCGGCTGTCTTCCCAGACGCCCTCGCGCTTGGCGATGCGCTTGAGGCGCTCCAGCTCGCGCTTGGAGCGGTTGATGTCGGCAATGTTGGTGCGCTCGTGGCTGAGCAGGTGCTTGGCGTAGGTCCAGCCCTTGTTTTCTTCGCCGATCAGGTTCTCTATCGGGACTTCCACATTGTCGAAGAAGACTTCGTTCACCTCTTGGCCGCCGTCCAGCATGATGATGGGGCGCACCGTCACGCCGGGGCTCTTCATGTCGATCAGCAAAAAGCTGATACCGGTCTGTGGCTTGCCTTCATTGCTGGTGCGCACCAGACAGAAGATCCACTCGCCGTACTGGCCCAGCGTGGTCCAAGTCTTCTGGCCGTTGACGATGTATTTGTTGCCCTGGCGCTCTGCGCGGGTCTTGACCGAGGCGAGGTCCGAGCCGGAGCCCGGTTCGCTGTAGCCCTGGCTCCACCAGACTTCGCCGCTGGCAATGCCGGGCAAAAAGCGCTGCTGCTGTTCGGCGTTGCCAAAGGCCATGATGACCGGCGCCACCATCACCGGGCCGAAGGGGATGACCCTTGGCGCACCGGCAAGCGCGCATTCTTCTTCAAACAAATGCTTTTGGATGGCCGTCCAGCCGGGGCCGCCGAATTCCTTGGGCCAGCCGAAACCCAGCCAGCCTTTGGCACCCAAGATCTTGGCCCAGCGCTGGTGGTCCTCGCGGGTCAACTCCAGGGCGTTGTGCACCTTGTGGGCGATGTCGGCGGGCAAATGGGCGTGTACCCAAGTGCGCACCTCTTCGCGAAAAGCCTGTTCTTCAGGCGTGAAAGCCAAGTCCATTGCAGTCTCCTCAGTCTAGATATCCGGTTCAGCTGAACGTTATCCCGTGTTTTAGCACGATCGTTCTTTTATTCTTGTCCAGGTTGCGACATTCCGAGTTCGGCGCACAGTTTTTGCACCGTGGCGCGCAGGTCGGCAACCTCGGCCTCGAGTTGGGTGACCCGGGCCTGGAGCTCCGCGCTGGCGGACCCCACTGCAGCGCCAGACCGGCTGATAACCGCCGCGCTGGCGTCGACCGGCCCGCACAGCAGGTGGGCCCAGCGCTGTTCGCGGGCGCCGGGTGCGCGGTCCAGCTTGATGACCAAGGGGCCGCCTTTTTCTTCGCTGCGTTCCTGCAGCTCGTCCAGAAACGCTTCGACCGACGAGGTGTCGGCAAAACGGTACCAGCGCTCGGCATTCAGGCGCAGCTCGGCAGCCGTTTGCGGGCCGCGCAGCATTAACAGGCCCAACAGCACCGCGCTTTGTTCAGGTACACCGATGCCACGCTGGGCGTTGTGGGTGAACTTGACGGCGCGTCCGCCACTGGTCTCGTGCACCAGGCCGGCCTCGCGCAAGCTGTCGACAGCGCTGCTGACTTCGGACTCGCTCAGCTCCATCAGCGGCTCCCGGCTGGTCTTTTGGTTGCAGCCCAGCAGCAGGCTGTTCAGGGTAAGCGGATAGCTGTCGGGCACGGTGCGGGCTTTTTCCATCAGGGTGGCCAGCACGCGGGCTTCGACAGGGGAGAGCAGGAGGGGGGTGGTCATAATTCAGCCAGTTATGAAAAACATTGTGATTTTGATCTCTGGCGGTGGCTCCAACATGGCAGCCATCGTGCGCGCATCCCAAAAAGAAGACTGGGCGAGCCGTTATGGCGCCCGCGTGGCCGCGGTTATCAGCAACAAAGGCACTGCGAGCGGCTTGGTGTTCGGCAAAGAGCAGGGGCTCGATACCCATGTGCTCGACCACAAAACCTATGCCGACCGCGAAGCATTCGATGCCGCGCTGGCTGAGGTGATCAACCGCTATGACACGCCGCAGGCACCAGTGTTGGTGGTGCTGGCCGGGTTCATGCGCATCCTCACCGCGGGTTTTGTGGAGAAATATGCCGGGCGCTTGGTGAACATTCACCCCTCGCTTTTGCCGGCCTTTGGCGGCTTGCACACGCATCAGCGGGCGCTGGATGCCGGCTGCAAGTTTGCCGGTGCCACGGTGCACCTGGTTACGCCTGAGCTGGACCATGGGCCGATCCTCGAGCAGGCCGTGGTGCCCGTGCTGCCGGGGGATACAGCCGAAACCCTGTCCGCCCGGGTGCTCACGCAGGAGCACTGCATTTACCCCCGCGCGGTTGCGGCGTTGCTATCAAATAAGTAGCCACTTGCGTGGTTTCCGTCTGCGCTGGCACCACTTTTTATGCACTGGCGCTGCTCGGCGAGGTTGACGAATACAGCCCGATTGTTCGCCCAGCGTGCTACCAGGTGGCTTTGCGCTTCTCGGGGCATTTGCTCAAAATTCACTTGCCACCTCTGCCCTGGAGTCTTATCTGCAAAAGCGCTAGGCCTTTAGCGGCTGAACCAGAATGTGGCAGAGAGTGGCACCAGGGTCCGGATTGTTTCGCTCGCTTGTAGTGGGTGCCTGATGTGGAGACATAGACTTCCGACGGATGCGGTGTCGTTGTCGCCTTGACCATACCGTCAGTGCCGAAGCCGTCCAGCACACAGGCGCGAAGCATCAAAATATCTTGTGACAACGCGGTGTGCAATCACGCCGAAAAATGACCTGAGGCTGCGCAGGTGGTTTTATGGGCTTTTTTGCTATAAAAAAGAGAGCTATTAGCGCTTGCTGAGCGTGGGTTAGGT from Rhodoferax potami includes these protein-coding regions:
- a CDS encoding acyl-CoA dehydrogenase family protein encodes the protein MDFDFSDDQEQLRDAVRKYVDKGYTFDRRRAAEKAGGFDAAAYAELAELGLTGLYVPEDDGGMGLGPIEGMVVMEELGRGMVMEPLAQSLIAGAVLAGYADAATRAAWLPDVASGEKLVTLAYQERGSRYALDAIAGKAHQAPGGYVLNATKSIVAAGDKADAYIVSAKVNSVMGLFLVERESAGVSTRGYNTQGGGRAAEVAFKNAPATLITTQGQAALEHAVDIGIAATCAEAVGVMDKTLDITAEYMNTRKQFGVAISSFQALRHRMADMKMQLELARSMSYYASLKLNAPAPERRAAMARAKYQLGTSMRFISQQAVQLHGGIGVTDEYIVSHYFRKLTELEMSFGDTLHHLGEVSARMQDTAGVFA
- a CDS encoding YceH family protein yields the protein MTTPLLLSPVEARVLATLMEKARTVPDSYPLTLNSLLLGCNQKTSREPLMELSESEVSSAVDSLREAGLVHETSGGRAVKFTHNAQRGIGVPEQSAVLLGLLMLRGPQTAAELRLNAERWYRFADTSSVEAFLDELQERSEEKGGPLVIKLDRAPGAREQRWAHLLCGPVDASAAVISRSGAAVGSASAELQARVTQLEAEVADLRATVQKLCAELGMSQPGQE
- the purN gene encoding phosphoribosylglycinamide formyltransferase translates to MKNIVILISGGGSNMAAIVRASQKEDWASRYGARVAAVISNKGTASGLVFGKEQGLDTHVLDHKTYADREAFDAALAEVINRYDTPQAPVLVVLAGFMRILTAGFVEKYAGRLVNIHPSLLPAFGGLHTHQRALDAGCKFAGATVHLVTPELDHGPILEQAVVPVLPGDTAETLSARVLTQEHCIYPRAVAALLSNK